In the genome of Bacteroides mediterraneensis, the window TCCGAAAATCGGGACGTACCACGAATTGACGTGTGTGTCACACAATTCGGAAGCCATTCTGGAATACAAAGCGGAGAAGCTGACAGAACGGTCAAACGCCAATGCAATATATTCTGCAAATACATCATCCCACGGACGGTCTGTGAGATTACGGTTAGGCGAATAGCTGTCCACTGCATTCCAGAATTTGGCAACACCGAGAAGACGGTATGCCATATCATCTTGCGGTATGTCTGAATATTGTGCCTCAATATACGAAACGTTGACAGGTGTCTGTTTTACGTATTGGTTATTTCCCGGGTCAGCATCTCTGAGCCTCACAAGACTATCACTCAACGATTTACCCAAAGAAAAAGAATCTGAAATCCAGTTGAAATCATTAAAAGTCTCTATGTTTTCGTCGTCTTCTTCATCACGTATTGCATAAGGGCCCAATCCTGATATCCATTTTAAACAAATGTCATTTTTCATGGAATCCGGTGCCTGAAGGACATCATTTAATAAACAGAAATATTCAGCATCCGCATTGATAGAACGGGAAGCAAAAGCTGGATGGTGATACTTGGCAAACCCCCAAATCCGTGAGGCCTGGACAATCGCATGGATTTGCAAACTGTCGGGTTCTTCCGGCAGTTTAAGTTCGGCATAAGCCTGCTCTGTTGAAAGTGACTTTGTTTCTACACTACAACTATAAAAAGTCAGGCCTGCAATAATGAGAATGACTTGAAATAAAATGCAATTCCGTTTCATCTATATTTTTAATTATAAGTATCACAATAATGGTTTATATAAGCTATATCAGTAATAAACAAAGGCTGAATCGCTATTTTATTGACATAAATCAGCCTAACCAATCTGTAAAGAATATGATACAGTCAAGAATTCTTTCTATGAATTTATCGAACTTCCTTTTTACACCTTTCCAGTATATTTTTCCCATAAAAACGATTCTCTTCTAAAACAAGCCACAATCTGCTATTCTGTCTATGCAAATATACTATTTTTTCACATCAGCCCCCCACACACAGTCTTTAAGATATTGCCGATTTTGAAATTAAACACACAATTTTCCTCATTCCCAATCGGACTTTCTGTTTCCTGTATTCCGTTTGTTTGAATGTTCGTCTAAAATTACTACATTCGCAGTAGAATCAAAATCCAGTGGTTATGAGCGAGCTATATCCGGTAGGAGTGCAGAACTTTGAGAAAGTGATTTTGGAACGGTTACGAATATGTCGATAAAACTGCCTTGATTTACGAGTTGTTTAACACAGGGAGATTCAGTGCTTCGTGGAGGAAGTGATGGCGGGCAAGGTGGACGATTTCTTCGACCGCCTGAAGACGATGTTCGCCGACATCCCTTACGAGCTGGCCCGCGACCGCGAGGTGCACTACCAGAACATCCTGTACATCATCTTCAAGCTGATGGGCTTCTACGTGCAGGTGGAATACCACACGAGCCGCGGACGGATTGACCTGGTGCTCCAGACGCAGGACTACATGTACGTCATGGAATTCAAGCTGAACGGCAGTGCGGACGAGGCGCTGGCACAGATTCGAGAGAAAGGCTATGACGCTCCTTTTACCAAAGACAGCCGCACGGTCTACCGGATTGGCGTCAACTTCAGTGACGAGCTGCGGAACATTCAGGAGGTGAAAGTAGAAGTGGGAAAATAATTTGTATGACTGCATAGATAAGTTGAAAACGCCTTGAAGAAGTGAGAAATTCTTCAAGGCGTTTTCTATGTTTTCCACAAGGAAAACGTATGTTTCTCTGCCGGAAAACGTACGTTTCGACTTCGGAAAACATACGTCTCCGGGAAGGAAAACGTACACATCAGACGGATGTTCCCAAGAAAACAAGGGGGGAGCTGGTCAATTTCTTCCACAGCTTTGAAAAACCGTTCCTTTTTCGTATCTTTCAGGACGAGATTTACCTTAACTACACTATTATCACTCCAATATGTGTTCCGGTATGGTTACAGTACTTAATATTCCTGTAATCTGATAGTCCAATCCTATTGAAATACAATGCGTTTACTGTTCCTCTGCAAATGGAACAGCCTCCATATACATACCCTTTAAGTTGAGAATCACCTTAGAGAACTTTTCCAACGCATTCAAGCCAAGTACCCCATCTTCCGTTCCCTTAGAAACATCGGTGTTTCTCCTCTGCCCTGTATGCAAATCAATGCCCGTATTCACATTGACAGAGTCAATCGTCACGGTTCCGTTTCCTATCTGGAATTTCATTTGAGGCAACTTGTAGGTGCGGGTTATTGATACTCCTCCGATTCCAGCGATGCGAAGTGAATCGGACACCCCTGCTGCATCCACCTCTTGACGGTGTCGGTTGTACCAGATTGGCTCCATATAGGTGTAATAAGAACCTGTGTCAAAATGAAGATACACAGGATGTCCGCTTTCATCGGCCGTTTTCAATTGCAACCCTTCCGTATCTGTACGTATGAGGTTACTCCTACCCAGCGGATTCGGAGTAGGTATGGCCGGGATAACAAGTTCTCGGCGGGCAAAGTCCAACTGGATTTCCTGCATACAAAGCATGACAGGAAGTCCGATGACAGGAGGAAGCTGGTATTTTTCATTAAACTTATCAGCCTCTTCATGTCCGGTATGGGTATCAATTACAGCAAAAGGCACATTGACCCAGGTCATTCCGCCTATACGTAATGTATCTGCGATAGCATATCCCCCCTGTTTCAGGCCTCCAATGCCTGCCACGGTAATGTCTGTATCCAAAAAACGCAATCCATATTCCTTTGCCAGTTTAGGAGTTATCAGGTTTCCTCCGGCTCCTGTATCGAACAGGAAACGCCCTTCTTTTCCATTGATACTCCCGTCCATTTCAATGGAGTGTTGCCCACCTTTGTTTTCAATCACCATCGGAATGTGGTATTCACCCGGTTTATGAAGTGGACGATAGAAAGGACCGCAGGCGGAAAGGGCAAGATAC includes:
- a CDS encoding retropepsin-like aspartic protease: MKKVRKICTIFCLLVSLSMQAQNADIRIGQLVNESNWFELEQALKETPAGSVSPFLRQLAASMTHHYFNRPDSACAVLYDLLSNHQQELGDYTMNMVLLYSVDLARTGHYNDAADLLQNLYNQLAAMGMDSIQIAPYRSQAQQYLALSACGPFYRPLHKPGEYHIPMVIENKGGQHSIEMDGSINGKEGRFLFDTGAGGNLITPKLAKEYGLRFLDTDITVAGIGGLKQGGYAIADTLRIGGMTWVNVPFAVIDTHTGHEEADKFNEKYQLPPVIGLPVMLCMQEIQLDFARRELVIPAIPTPNPLGRSNLIRTDTEGLQLKTADESGHPVYLHFDTGSYYTYMEPIWYNRHRQEVDAAGVSDSLRIAGIGGVSITRTYKLPQMKFQIGNGTVTIDSVNVNTGIDLHTGQRRNTDVSKGTEDGVLGLNALEKFSKVILNLKGMYMEAVPFAEEQ